A genomic stretch from Cloacibacterium caeni includes:
- a CDS encoding DUF3341 domain-containing protein, which produces MSTTKRIYGLYGDDDDLMNGVKAFRDKGIEITEVYTPFPVHGLDKALGLKKTRISDAAFIYAVYGVTIGALATWYMMNHDWPQNIGGKPAFSWAHNMPAFVVPMFELMVFCAAHMMSLTFLVRNKMYPGAAPQNPDPRTTDDKFMMEFVSDDVETIKQMLIETGVEEITVKDA; this is translated from the coding sequence ATGAGCACCACTAAAAGAATATATGGACTTTATGGCGATGACGACGATTTAATGAACGGCGTTAAAGCTTTCAGAGATAAAGGTATTGAAATTACCGAAGTGTATACTCCATTCCCAGTTCACGGACTAGATAAAGCTTTAGGTCTTAAGAAAACTAGAATTTCAGACGCAGCTTTTATCTATGCAGTTTATGGTGTTACCATTGGTGCTTTAGCAACTTGGTACATGATGAATCATGACTGGCCACAAAACATAGGTGGTAAACCAGCTTTCTCGTGGGCTCATAACATGCCTGCTTTTGTAGTTCCAATGTTTGAATTAATGGTATTCTGTGCTGCACACATGATGTCTCTTACTTTCTTAGTAAGAAATAAAATGTATCCTGGAGCTGCTCCTCAGAATCCAGATCCTAGAACTACGGATGATAAGTTTATGATGGAGTTTGTATCTGACGATGTAGAAACCATTAAACAGATGCTGATTGAAACAGGTGTAGAAGAAATAACTGTAAAAGATGCGTAA